From one Luteipulveratus mongoliensis genomic stretch:
- a CDS encoding glycoside hydrolase family 27 protein, which translates to MKFLSRNGPRPTLVVLCTTAVAAAAVTTGTPATALSRPLPADTVNIDHSSAITPRMILRSESWSRTTAASMKKTADDAVSSGLAKLGWNTVSFDDTWAVRADCTDWDAKATVVPNCKDGRSTTTGNLIPSPTKYPKGLKDVGDYLHRKGLAFGVYTSGGRYMCDPGGRGIGAPGAYDHFEQDFRYLASVGADYIKLDYCGEPNTTNKYGLTILDTDAEVNTAIESSRRAASAINAIKSDRDPRKRRSMVLNISAPAYANWKNDTYNTPLYQRMMKSVVPAGHAYRIGGDVSGGSWAGTVSLVDMSVDLRDFGKQGHFLDPDRLYFDDTSLSTDARLGGYIMWAMQSSNMVAMVRTPDASGAISSAQADLMKNAALINVGQDALVAPARRVARGTGYDVFSKPLSNGDYAVAIMNRSATSAVEATTSGSIIGTSASAFELSPIVGPKAAVKADGSFSVSVPAAGAVMYRLKAAPRAGYAGWNFGANGSTARNATAITDGDAPTAGSWDANGRTLSSDRLASNTRLPNGTALSVQAGQTFAVGGVTYTWPGTTSGQFDSVKPAGQTISYAYASASKVSFIGASGIGEAGGKIRLNYSDGTSSTSAWGFPSWTCAKAKSYPASVAFKTFGRNEPSGLASTRTPYCLYTRSVNVASGKSLASITLPNAPNVRVFAIAAS; encoded by the coding sequence ATGAAGTTCCTGAGCCGGAACGGTCCTCGCCCCACGCTGGTCGTGCTCTGTACGACGGCGGTCGCCGCTGCCGCTGTCACCACCGGGACGCCGGCGACCGCGCTGTCGCGCCCGCTGCCCGCCGACACGGTGAACATCGATCACTCGTCGGCGATCACGCCACGGATGATCCTGCGCTCGGAGAGCTGGTCGCGCACCACGGCTGCGAGCATGAAGAAGACGGCTGATGACGCCGTCTCCAGCGGCCTCGCCAAGCTGGGCTGGAACACGGTGTCCTTCGACGACACCTGGGCCGTGCGTGCCGACTGCACTGATTGGGACGCCAAGGCCACCGTCGTGCCGAACTGCAAGGACGGGCGCAGCACGACCACCGGCAACCTCATCCCCTCACCGACCAAGTACCCCAAGGGCCTCAAGGACGTCGGCGACTACCTGCACCGCAAGGGCTTGGCGTTCGGTGTCTACACCAGCGGTGGCCGGTACATGTGCGATCCCGGTGGACGCGGCATCGGCGCGCCGGGAGCGTACGACCACTTCGAGCAGGACTTCCGGTACCTGGCGAGTGTCGGCGCCGACTACATCAAGCTCGACTACTGCGGCGAGCCGAACACCACCAACAAGTACGGCTTGACCATCCTCGACACCGACGCCGAGGTCAACACCGCCATCGAGTCCTCGCGGCGGGCGGCGTCGGCGATCAACGCGATCAAGTCCGATCGCGACCCCCGCAAGCGCCGGTCGATGGTGCTGAACATCTCCGCCCCGGCGTACGCCAACTGGAAGAACGACACCTACAACACTCCGCTGTACCAGCGGATGATGAAGAGCGTCGTCCCGGCTGGACACGCCTACCGCATCGGCGGCGACGTCAGTGGAGGCAGCTGGGCCGGCACCGTCTCGCTCGTCGACATGTCCGTGGACCTGCGCGACTTCGGCAAGCAGGGCCACTTCCTGGACCCGGACCGGCTCTACTTCGATGACACGTCGCTGTCGACGGACGCCCGGCTCGGCGGATACATCATGTGGGCGATGCAGAGCAGCAACATGGTCGCCATGGTGCGGACGCCTGACGCCAGCGGTGCCATCTCCTCCGCGCAGGCCGACCTGATGAAGAACGCCGCCCTGATCAATGTCGGGCAGGACGCCCTCGTGGCACCGGCACGTCGTGTCGCACGCGGAACGGGGTACGACGTGTTCTCCAAGCCGTTGAGCAATGGCGACTACGCCGTCGCGATCATGAACCGTTCGGCCACCAGCGCGGTCGAAGCCACGACCAGTGGCTCGATCATCGGGACGTCGGCCAGCGCGTTCGAGCTCTCGCCGATTGTCGGACCCAAGGCGGCCGTGAAGGCCGACGGCAGCTTCAGCGTCTCGGTGCCGGCAGCCGGCGCGGTCATGTACCGGCTGAAGGCCGCTCCCCGCGCGGGCTATGCCGGTTGGAACTTCGGTGCCAACGGCTCCACCGCTCGAAACGCCACCGCGATCACCGACGGCGACGCACCGACGGCAGGCAGCTGGGACGCGAACGGCCGGACGCTGTCCTCGGATCGGCTGGCGAGCAACACTCGGCTGCCGAACGGGACGGCACTCAGCGTCCAGGCCGGCCAGACCTTCGCGGTCGGTGGCGTGACGTACACGTGGCCGGGCACCACATCTGGTCAGTTCGACTCCGTCAAGCCCGCTGGACAGACGATCAGCTATGCGTACGCCAGCGCCTCGAAGGTGAGCTTCATCGGTGCCTCAGGGATCGGCGAGGCAGGTGGGAAGATCCGGCTCAACTACTCCGACGGCACGTCGAGTACGTCCGCGTGGGGCTTCCCCAGCTGGACCTGCGCGAAGGCGAAGTCCTATCCGGCCAGTGTCGCGTTCAAGACGTTCGGCCGTAATGAGCCCAGCGGTCTGGCCAGCACGAGGACGCCGTACTGCCTGTACACACGGTCGGTGAACGTGGCCTCGGGCAAGTCCTTGGCATCCATCACTCTGCCGAACGCACCCAACGTCCGCGTCTTTGCGATCGCGGCGTCCTAG
- a CDS encoding alpha/beta hydrolase, translated as MGNDFERLIRTHAWAPRVTPRDHVERRALILPGRGYTVAFPLLHWTCTVLHDAGWHVHVIDWDLSELGRDADDQFVPYAAQRLADDAPTADTTLVLAKSLGTVAAPWAAQRGLPGAWLTPVMTDPSIRTALADYPAPSLVIGGDQDHLWQTDAPISGTRLEIGGADHSLEVDGDWRASMDSHRQVAEAVETFAATLT; from the coding sequence ATGGGGAACGACTTCGAACGACTGATCCGTACGCATGCCTGGGCTCCGCGTGTCACACCACGCGACCACGTCGAGCGACGCGCGCTGATCCTGCCCGGTCGCGGCTACACGGTCGCGTTCCCGCTGCTGCACTGGACGTGCACGGTGCTGCACGACGCCGGTTGGCACGTCCACGTGATCGACTGGGACCTCAGCGAACTGGGTCGGGACGCGGACGACCAGTTCGTGCCGTACGCCGCGCAGCGCCTCGCGGACGACGCCCCGACCGCCGACACGACCCTCGTCCTCGCGAAGTCGCTCGGCACGGTCGCTGCGCCCTGGGCCGCCCAGCGCGGTCTACCCGGCGCCTGGCTCACACCCGTCATGACCGATCCGTCGATCCGTACGGCGCTCGCGGACTACCCGGCGCCGTCCCTGGTCATCGGGGGCGACCAGGACCACCTCTGGCAGACCGACGCCCCGATCTCGGGCACCCGCCTCGAGATCGGGGGCGCCGATCACAGCCTGGAGGTCGACGGTGACTGGCGAGCCTCGATGGACTCCCACCGCCAGGTCGCCGAAGCCGTGGAGACCTTCGCCGCCACCCTCACCTGA
- a CDS encoding type II toxin-antitoxin system RelE family toxin: MSNDRPWRVELTSPAQQDLGRIPPRYAVAIVEFITAVLPTNPHRLGKPMHNELEGLHGARRGDYRVLYRIDGDGRTVYVHRIDHRGRVYKAR; this comes from the coding sequence ATGAGCAACGACCGACCATGGCGGGTTGAACTCACCTCGCCGGCGCAACAGGACCTTGGTCGGATCCCGCCCCGATACGCAGTGGCGATCGTGGAGTTCATCACGGCCGTGCTGCCGACCAATCCGCACCGGCTCGGGAAGCCGATGCACAACGAGCTCGAAGGATTGCACGGTGCACGCCGCGGCGACTACCGCGTGCTCTATCGCATCGACGGCGACGGTCGCACTGTGTATGTGCACCGCATCGATCACCGCGGTCGCGTCTACAAGGCCCGCTGA
- a CDS encoding DUF5926 family protein, protein MGKASRRKSQDKKAPKDPSTLPAPFTARPFEGLAGETEWVALREIVPAATARVRYSHGDASGEATIATVLPMAWPGLHREGGEVMVALQAGASGGDASRDLAEALLAVTAIPEGQPLATQPRTTAASPRLQDLLNADQPLEVELHDGFDFWVAGADLDAEGQASLERANEAAAPTHLLAAATSAYWCQIGDRTYVRWVLPHDEDKATDALARLHAADRSKLGDGRLLGAFRASGLLVPVWEIDPAIKPEELEEPMVATVAALDEAVASTTPLTPEERRARNGIVSRQVTLR, encoded by the coding sequence ATGGGGAAGGCTTCACGACGTAAATCGCAGGACAAGAAGGCGCCGAAGGATCCGAGCACACTGCCGGCACCTTTCACCGCGCGACCGTTCGAGGGACTCGCGGGCGAGACCGAGTGGGTGGCGCTGCGCGAGATCGTGCCGGCCGCGACCGCGCGGGTCCGCTACAGCCATGGCGACGCCAGCGGTGAGGCGACCATCGCCACCGTCCTGCCGATGGCCTGGCCCGGACTGCACCGCGAGGGCGGCGAGGTCATGGTCGCCCTGCAGGCCGGGGCGAGTGGTGGCGATGCGAGTCGCGACCTCGCCGAGGCGCTGCTCGCAGTCACCGCGATCCCCGAGGGACAGCCGCTCGCCACCCAGCCGCGTACGACCGCGGCCAGCCCACGTCTGCAGGACCTCCTCAACGCCGACCAGCCGCTCGAGGTCGAGCTGCACGACGGCTTCGACTTCTGGGTCGCCGGCGCGGACCTCGACGCCGAGGGTCAGGCTTCGCTCGAGCGCGCCAACGAGGCCGCTGCGCCGACCCACCTTCTTGCCGCCGCTACCTCGGCCTACTGGTGCCAGATCGGCGACCGCACCTACGTCCGCTGGGTGCTGCCGCACGACGAGGACAAGGCGACTGACGCGCTGGCCCGGCTGCACGCCGCGGACCGCAGCAAGCTCGGCGACGGCCGCCTGCTCGGCGCCTTCCGCGCGTCCGGGCTGCTCGTGCCGGTGTGGGAGATCGACCCCGCGATCAAGCCCGAAGAGCTCGAGGAGCCGATGGTCGCCACGGTTGCCGCGCTCGACGAGGCGGTCGCGTCCACCACTCCGCTGACTCCCGAGGAGCGCCGCGCGCGCAATGGCATCGTCAGCAGACAGGTGACGCTGCGCTGA
- a CDS encoding ATP-binding protein, whose translation MTQTKKKQMDARVRTVRLAWTLESVPEIRKTLVDDLSDGSLPLNVVHEAETVVCELVANAVRHAKPLPDGSVRVHWKVRAPRVELEVTDGGGEQIPAPRPPATWAPAGRGLRIVRSMAHEWGVSDERQGRTVWAALGGPSRRRA comes from the coding sequence ATGACACAGACGAAGAAGAAGCAGATGGACGCCCGAGTGCGCACGGTTCGACTGGCCTGGACCCTGGAGTCCGTGCCCGAGATCCGCAAGACGCTCGTCGATGACCTGTCTGACGGCTCGCTGCCCCTCAATGTCGTTCACGAGGCCGAGACGGTCGTGTGCGAGCTGGTCGCCAACGCGGTCCGGCACGCCAAGCCGCTGCCCGACGGCAGTGTGCGCGTGCACTGGAAGGTCCGCGCCCCTCGCGTCGAGCTCGAGGTCACCGATGGTGGCGGCGAGCAGATTCCCGCGCCTCGGCCCCCGGCCACCTGGGCGCCCGCCGGTCGTGGCCTGCGCATCGTGCGCAGCATGGCCCACGAGTGGGGCGTCAGCGACGAGCGTCAGGGCCGTACGGTCTGGGCCGCCCTCGGCGGTCCCTCCCGCCGCCGCGCCTGA
- a CDS encoding Y-family DNA polymerase has protein sequence MLLHADCDAFFASVEQRDARELRGVPMAVVNQVVMCASYEARALGVTAGTPVQRALRRWPQLRVVPPRSDVYDEASEQLFALFRSITPLVEPGSMEEAFLDVTDRGDPSSLATDLRTRARRDLGLPVSVGVGSTKLIAKMASRRAKPDGLVVVDRERETWLRPRLRLADLWGVGPATSAKLHEAGLVTVGDLTTYDEVSLAEILPKAAARRLIAVSRGTDDATIRLPKPRRSVSVQRTISPATRNHLVIEQRITHAVDTALERIAGDPRTPRRLEVVVRYDDRATVSTVETLEPSVTEAADLKAVALQLLERTAYADDGRGVTLAGITLHLPPAKEPADSM, from the coding sequence ATGCTCCTGCACGCCGACTGCGACGCGTTCTTCGCATCCGTCGAGCAGCGCGACGCACGTGAGCTGCGCGGTGTGCCGATGGCGGTCGTCAACCAGGTGGTCATGTGCGCGAGCTACGAGGCTCGTGCGCTTGGCGTCACGGCCGGCACACCAGTGCAGCGTGCGCTCCGACGCTGGCCGCAGCTGCGGGTGGTGCCGCCTCGCAGCGATGTCTATGACGAGGCCAGCGAGCAGCTGTTCGCGCTGTTCCGCTCGATCACGCCGCTCGTCGAGCCGGGGTCGATGGAGGAGGCGTTCCTCGACGTCACCGACCGCGGCGATCCGAGCAGCCTCGCCACCGACCTGCGCACCCGCGCCCGTCGCGACCTCGGCCTGCCCGTGAGCGTGGGCGTCGGCAGCACCAAGCTCATCGCCAAGATGGCCAGCCGCCGTGCCAAACCCGACGGGCTGGTCGTGGTGGACCGGGAGCGTGAGACCTGGCTGCGACCACGGCTGCGTCTGGCCGACCTGTGGGGCGTCGGCCCCGCGACCTCGGCCAAGCTGCACGAGGCCGGCCTGGTCACGGTCGGCGACCTCACGACGTACGACGAGGTGTCGCTGGCCGAGATCCTCCCCAAGGCGGCCGCTCGCCGACTCATCGCCGTGTCGCGCGGCACCGATGACGCCACCATCCGGTTGCCGAAGCCGCGCCGTTCGGTGTCCGTGCAGCGCACGATCAGCCCGGCGACGCGCAACCACTTGGTCATCGAGCAACGCATCACTCACGCTGTCGACACGGCTCTCGAACGCATCGCCGGTGACCCGAGGACACCTCGGCGGCTGGAGGTCGTGGTGCGCTACGACGACCGCGCCACGGTGTCGACCGTCGAGACTCTCGAGCCCAGCGTCACGGAGGCGGCCGACCTGAAGGCGGTCGCGTTGCAGCTGCTCGAGCGGACGGCGTACGCCGACGACGGCCGCGGTGTCACCCTCGCCGGCATCACCCTCCACCTGCCTCCCGCGAAGGAGCCCGCCGACTCGATGTAG
- a CDS encoding glycosyltransferase family 2 protein — translation MTDAACVAVIPAKDEADRVISTIRAVRSIPQVELVVVVDDGSSDRTGELAREAGASVVRHARNKGKAAAMASGASYAVEVGRGDLPLLFVDADLEDSATALAVLVDPVTSGDADMTIAVLPPQKTSGGGHGFVVRLSRNGIRGATGFEAQQPLSGMRCLNRAAYDAATPFARGWGVETSMTIDVLRAGLRVVEVPCELHHRVTGTDWRGQVHRAKQYRDVWLALARRRFRS, via the coding sequence GTGACTGACGCTGCATGCGTCGCGGTGATCCCGGCCAAGGATGAGGCTGACCGGGTGATCTCGACGATCCGTGCCGTCCGGAGCATCCCGCAGGTCGAGCTCGTCGTCGTCGTGGACGACGGATCCTCAGACCGCACAGGCGAACTCGCGCGCGAGGCCGGCGCATCCGTCGTACGCCACGCTCGCAACAAGGGCAAGGCGGCCGCGATGGCGAGCGGTGCGTCGTACGCGGTCGAGGTCGGCCGTGGTGACCTCCCGTTGCTCTTCGTCGACGCCGATCTTGAGGACTCCGCGACCGCGCTGGCCGTGCTGGTGGATCCGGTGACCTCAGGCGACGCGGACATGACGATTGCCGTACTGCCCCCGCAGAAGACGTCCGGTGGGGGTCACGGGTTCGTGGTTCGCCTGTCCCGCAACGGAATTCGAGGAGCCACGGGCTTCGAGGCGCAGCAGCCACTGTCCGGGATGCGCTGTCTCAACCGGGCGGCGTACGACGCCGCGACGCCTTTCGCTCGCGGCTGGGGTGTCGAGACGAGCATGACCATCGACGTGCTGCGTGCCGGTCTGCGGGTGGTCGAGGTGCCGTGCGAGCTGCACCACCGCGTCACCGGGACCGACTGGCGAGGTCAGGTCCACCGGGCCAAGCAGTACCGCGACGTGTGGCTGGCGTTGGCGAGGCGGCGGTTCAGGTCATGA
- a CDS encoding glycosyltransferase 87 family protein encodes MTRGRRLTPAQWTTAIVITLIGALPLVWTYLLHQEPEHWQVDVEVYREAGVSLLYGRPVYEQLTEAPQFLPFTYPPFAAVLAIPLALLPFKVIGWVWFTLQLAADLLIVRYAGRGLLARTGHRAGWVLGLLTVAVLYLLPVSDGFRFGQVNAFLVLGCLLDLMRPRLRWLDRLPQGVLIGLATAIKLTPGVFIVHLVVSRQWRAAAVATGTAAGVTLGSLLLLPQASFAFWGGALQDPARLGPNDGTSNQSIRGILLHLGIEGTVGNALWLLLAAGAAVVGFGLAKRAHKRGEEMVAAAAVGMMALLLSPVSWIHHFHWLVLAIFALLGSQPWRYPRRLAAGAGLYLVLVLHLPWWGQWHLVDSGARFPDESNGNAFWTLLNNSYGLAAVLTLLVLAWREVRLRAGRPPDDATQPQAGRPSGSGALTTPRS; translated from the coding sequence GTGACCCGTGGCCGACGACTGACTCCAGCTCAGTGGACGACCGCGATCGTGATCACGCTGATCGGCGCGCTGCCGCTCGTCTGGACGTACTTGCTGCACCAGGAGCCGGAGCACTGGCAGGTCGACGTCGAGGTCTACCGCGAGGCCGGTGTCTCGCTGCTCTACGGGCGGCCGGTCTATGAGCAGCTGACCGAGGCGCCGCAGTTCCTACCCTTTACCTACCCGCCTTTCGCGGCCGTCCTGGCAATCCCGTTGGCACTGCTGCCGTTCAAGGTCATCGGGTGGGTCTGGTTCACGTTGCAGCTGGCGGCCGACCTGCTGATCGTGCGGTACGCCGGTCGCGGCCTTCTCGCCCGCACCGGCCATCGCGCGGGCTGGGTTCTCGGGCTTCTCACGGTGGCTGTGCTCTACCTGCTGCCGGTTTCGGACGGCTTCCGATTCGGGCAGGTCAATGCGTTCCTGGTGCTCGGCTGCCTGCTGGATCTGATGCGGCCGCGACTGCGCTGGCTCGACCGCCTCCCGCAAGGAGTCCTGATCGGGCTGGCGACCGCGATCAAGCTGACGCCGGGCGTGTTCATCGTCCACCTGGTCGTGAGCCGGCAGTGGCGGGCAGCGGCTGTCGCCACCGGGACTGCTGCGGGCGTCACGCTCGGCAGTCTGCTGCTTCTGCCGCAGGCGTCGTTCGCTTTCTGGGGTGGCGCGCTGCAGGATCCAGCGCGGCTCGGCCCCAACGACGGCACCTCCAACCAGTCGATCCGCGGCATCCTGCTGCACCTCGGGATCGAGGGCACGGTCGGCAACGCACTCTGGTTGCTCCTCGCAGCAGGCGCTGCTGTGGTGGGCTTCGGCCTCGCCAAACGCGCGCACAAGCGCGGCGAGGAGATGGTGGCAGCCGCGGCTGTCGGGATGATGGCGCTGCTGCTGTCGCCTGTCTCGTGGATCCACCACTTCCACTGGCTGGTGCTCGCGATCTTCGCGCTGCTGGGCTCGCAGCCGTGGCGCTATCCGCGACGGCTCGCCGCAGGCGCTGGGCTCTACCTCGTGCTGGTGCTACACCTGCCGTGGTGGGGGCAGTGGCACCTGGTCGACAGCGGCGCGCGGTTCCCGGACGAGAGCAACGGCAACGCGTTCTGGACGTTGCTCAACAACAGCTACGGCCTCGCGGCCGTGCTCACGTTGCTGGTGCTGGCTTGGCGGGAGGTGCGTCTGCGTGCGGGGCGTCCACCCGACGACGCGACGCAGCCTCAAGCGGGACGTCCTTCGGGGTCAGGCGCCCTGACGACGCCGCGATCATGA
- a CDS encoding DUF2079 domain-containing protein, whose amino-acid sequence MNQPLLRRPAVVGAAAGALAFVWFVVLALARWNEGRATSYDLGIFSQAAQQWSRGNLPRAFIRGDHTLLADHFSPATAVFGVAWRIWPDPRVLLLTQALFLAVGVAIMVGTALARLGVRAAAVVLLAGLASKAMVAGDLFDVHEVALAVPLTAVLVWAFLERRFRWAVVACLLLVLVKEDLGLTVGVAGILWWWRAGRDRKGLREGLVLCVIGAVGLVLALVVIGHFNPSGHTSYLDYFTGGSSGDLAAHSEPPVHELALDQRIVPLFMLAVATLVIGARSSLLWLAAPTIAWRVLSSNASYWSSDNHYDLVLWPIAIGAAIEAWPRWSVQPRRALVAAGLVVSAIASVGFIADRGVNPLSAFSRDAKLDALDQLMSGVPHGSKVAAQNSVGPYLIPRYDVTMLGVDRPERVAYAVLVDDDKREFQAQPCERAAYLAALRQHPDWQVRRAGRLVLVRFPAAQPAGLRACP is encoded by the coding sequence GTGAACCAGCCCCTCCTGCGCCGACCGGCTGTTGTCGGGGCGGCTGCTGGGGCTCTGGCGTTCGTCTGGTTCGTCGTCCTCGCCTTGGCGAGATGGAACGAGGGCCGGGCGACGTCGTACGACCTGGGCATCTTCAGCCAGGCCGCGCAGCAGTGGAGTCGGGGCAACCTGCCGCGCGCGTTCATCCGCGGCGACCACACGCTGCTGGCTGACCACTTCAGTCCGGCGACGGCGGTCTTCGGTGTCGCGTGGCGCATCTGGCCCGACCCGCGAGTCCTGCTGCTGACGCAGGCGCTCTTTCTCGCGGTCGGCGTCGCGATCATGGTCGGTACGGCCCTCGCGCGGCTCGGGGTGCGCGCGGCAGCGGTCGTCCTGCTGGCCGGGCTCGCGAGCAAGGCGATGGTCGCCGGCGACCTGTTCGACGTGCACGAGGTGGCGCTCGCGGTGCCGCTGACGGCGGTCTTGGTCTGGGCGTTCCTGGAGCGTCGCTTCCGTTGGGCCGTGGTCGCCTGCCTGCTCCTCGTCCTGGTGAAGGAAGACCTCGGTCTGACCGTCGGCGTGGCCGGGATCCTGTGGTGGTGGCGCGCCGGTCGCGACCGCAAAGGACTGCGAGAAGGCTTGGTGCTGTGCGTGATTGGCGCCGTGGGCCTCGTCCTGGCGCTGGTCGTGATCGGACACTTCAACCCGAGCGGCCACACGTCGTACCTCGACTACTTCACGGGCGGCAGCAGCGGCGACCTGGCTGCGCACTCCGAGCCACCTGTCCACGAGCTGGCTCTGGACCAGCGCATCGTGCCGCTCTTCATGCTCGCCGTGGCGACCCTGGTGATCGGTGCCCGCTCGTCGCTGCTCTGGCTCGCGGCGCCGACGATCGCGTGGCGGGTGCTGTCCTCCAACGCGTCCTACTGGTCCTCGGACAACCACTACGACCTGGTGCTGTGGCCGATCGCGATCGGTGCCGCGATCGAGGCGTGGCCGCGCTGGTCGGTGCAACCGCGCCGCGCGCTGGTGGCGGCCGGGCTGGTCGTCAGCGCGATTGCGTCAGTGGGGTTCATCGCCGACCGCGGCGTCAACCCGCTGTCCGCCTTCTCGCGCGACGCCAAGCTGGACGCGCTCGACCAGCTGATGTCCGGCGTACCCCACGGCTCGAAGGTCGCCGCGCAGAACAGCGTTGGTCCCTATCTCATCCCGCGCTACGACGTCACCATGCTCGGCGTGGACCGCCCGGAGCGAGTCGCGTACGCCGTGCTCGTGGACGACGACAAGCGCGAGTTCCAGGCGCAGCCGTGCGAGCGGGCGGCGTACCTCGCCGCTCTCCGACAGCACCCTGACTGGCAGGTACGCCGGGCCGGCCGTCTGGTCCTGGTCCGTTTTCCGGCCGCGCAGCCGGCCGGTCTCCGTGCCTGCCCATGA
- the mptB gene encoding polyprenol phosphomannose-dependent alpha 1,6 mannosyltransferase MptB, with product MTRAIERLRIPLLLLAFGLLFLVCGSQSSAAKSPLGPHGWAPGELPFQLSSKAVTAVLFVAYASGALAVLIGLMRPRLKHRWIVWVIVLAGLALLTAPMGSGDHTNYAAYGRIALQGGDPYTQSPHDWHGGLDPITASVQPPWQGTPSIYGPFATSLMAVSSWIGGDNLRQTVWIWQIIIVAAWLGMRFVLLRLAQGDRAQGRVDVLWTFNPVVFGVLVLGAHVDVLAGMFACAALLAARRDPFIAGLCVGACASTKVTYGVVALGLLWAWRGAVLRHPAWSGRPSAPPPTWQSRVRGLWAPLMAATGARNHVFRMILGALLIVVPCYVVAGPHVLRQLGAAGGSFSYATPAAPIWQGLRHIMPEWAVGTVVFVLAASAMIAIAALLLKVSKRLDLGRRIPDATTRQAVVTTWALSTAYVLCAPYSLPWYDTLTWALLPLLVELAWDSVLVLRHLFMALAYVPGRVLGLSPTVEDWTLGFRKNVVPWTGWLALIALVAISQSRPLRRYAGAGLRRAGLRRTGTSRAASR from the coding sequence ATGACACGTGCAATCGAGCGGCTGCGAATACCGTTGCTGCTCTTGGCTTTCGGCTTGCTCTTCCTCGTCTGCGGATCTCAGTCATCGGCGGCCAAGTCGCCGCTCGGGCCGCACGGGTGGGCGCCTGGCGAGCTGCCGTTCCAGCTGAGCTCCAAGGCTGTGACGGCGGTGCTGTTCGTCGCCTATGCCTCGGGTGCGCTGGCGGTCCTGATCGGACTGATGCGGCCGCGACTGAAGCACCGCTGGATCGTCTGGGTGATCGTGCTGGCGGGGCTGGCATTGCTCACCGCGCCGATGGGCAGCGGTGATCACACCAACTACGCGGCCTATGGACGCATCGCGTTGCAGGGCGGCGACCCCTATACGCAGTCGCCGCACGACTGGCACGGCGGCCTCGACCCGATCACCGCGTCCGTGCAGCCGCCGTGGCAGGGCACGCCGAGCATCTACGGACCGTTCGCGACCTCGCTGATGGCGGTGTCGTCCTGGATCGGTGGCGACAACCTGCGCCAGACCGTGTGGATCTGGCAGATCATCATCGTCGCGGCCTGGCTCGGCATGCGGTTCGTCCTGCTGCGCCTGGCGCAGGGGGATCGGGCCCAGGGCCGGGTCGACGTGCTGTGGACCTTCAACCCGGTGGTCTTCGGAGTGCTCGTGCTCGGCGCGCACGTTGACGTGCTGGCCGGGATGTTCGCCTGCGCAGCCCTGCTGGCGGCTCGACGCGACCCGTTCATCGCGGGGTTGTGTGTCGGCGCGTGCGCGAGCACCAAGGTCACCTACGGCGTGGTCGCGCTCGGCCTGCTCTGGGCGTGGCGCGGTGCCGTCCTTCGACATCCGGCGTGGAGCGGACGACCATCGGCGCCGCCGCCGACCTGGCAGAGCCGAGTCAGAGGACTGTGGGCTCCGCTGATGGCCGCGACGGGCGCGCGCAACCACGTGTTCCGCATGATCCTCGGTGCCCTGCTGATCGTCGTGCCCTGTTACGTGGTCGCCGGGCCGCACGTCCTGCGTCAGCTCGGCGCCGCCGGCGGGTCGTTCTCCTATGCGACGCCCGCCGCTCCGATATGGCAGGGGCTGCGCCACATCATGCCCGAATGGGCAGTCGGCACAGTGGTTTTCGTCCTTGCCGCTTCTGCCATGATCGCCATCGCCGCGCTGCTGCTCAAGGTCAGCAAGCGTCTCGACCTCGGTCGTCGCATCCCCGACGCCACCACGCGCCAAGCGGTGGTCACGACCTGGGCGCTCTCGACGGCGTACGTGCTCTGCGCGCCCTACTCACTGCCCTGGTACGACACGCTCACCTGGGCTCTGCTGCCGCTCCTTGTCGAGCTGGCCTGGGACAGCGTGCTCGTGCTGCGGCACCTGTTCATGGCGTTGGCCTACGTTCCAGGCCGGGTGCTCGGGCTGAGCCCGACGGTCGAGGACTGGACGCTCGGCTTCCGCAAGAACGTCGTTCCGTGGACCGGTTGGCTGGCGCTGATCGCCCTGGTCGCGATCTCCCAGTCCCGACCGCTGCGTCGCTACGCCGGGGCCGGTCTACGACGAGCCGGGCTCCGGCGTACAGGCACCTCGCGCGCAGCGTCGAGATAG
- a CDS encoding type II toxin-antitoxin system Phd/YefM family antitoxin, with amino-acid sequence MKTLSISAAKAKLNELVDDAQRTHEHVTLTKNGSPAAVMVSADEWEAIQETLFWQSQPGIREDVAQAEQDISEGNTVGADEVRARYGLPPLG; translated from the coding sequence ATGAAGACCTTGTCGATCAGTGCTGCGAAGGCGAAGCTCAATGAGCTCGTCGACGATGCGCAACGCACGCACGAGCACGTCACGTTGACCAAGAACGGGTCGCCGGCGGCCGTGATGGTGTCGGCCGATGAGTGGGAAGCGATTCAGGAGACGTTGTTCTGGCAGTCGCAGCCCGGGATCCGGGAGGACGTGGCGCAAGCCGAACAGGACATCTCCGAGGGCAACACCGTCGGCGCTGATGAGGTGCGCGCTCGCTACGGGCTTCCGCCGCTCGGATGA